In the genome of Trichomycterus rosablanca isolate fTriRos1 chromosome 24, fTriRos1.hap1, whole genome shotgun sequence, one region contains:
- the LOC134301756 gene encoding zinc finger protein 135-like: MNSLSTMEDVEFLNSLFTERLLVVAGEIFQAVKDLIIKYQEQTECTKQENIYLRKMLTAQHFHNAQDQTTQAFSQELPNITHEALEINSSVIQVKVEDSTMHQNIKPQQSLNNPSVCTSSSAVTAPCDFSEQPTSDGINNNCLDNKPAMLIKSEPCNSQIISEISSPVVQAASGTTENHLKDLRDNHDSNLSSKCQMINDSLQSQTSESVCYCEYCGKPFQHRADLKMHLVVHEKERPRPYRCDLCEKSYSYAQVLEVHRRTHTGERPYQCRFCGKRFNQKGHCKDHEKIHTGEKPFSCSICGKRFIHSSQVKKHIIHNHPSVKLS, encoded by the exons ATGAATTCTTTAAGCACAATGGAGgatgtggagtttttaaattcacTTTTTACTGAGCGGTTGTTGGTGGTTGCAGGAGAAATATTTCAGGCAGTGAAAGATCTTATTATTAagtaccaggagcaaacagagtgCACCAAACAGGAAAATATTTACCTGAGGAAAATGCTAACGGCTCAACACTTCCATAATGCACAAG ATCAAACCACTCAAGCATTTTCTCAGGAGTTACCAAACATCACCCATGAAGCCCTGGAAATAAATTCCTCAGTTATACAAGTGAAGGTGGAGGATTCAACCATGCATCAGAACATTAAACCACAGCAATCATTAAATAATCCATCGGTATGCACTTCTTCCTCTGCAGTGACTGCACCTTGTGATTTTTCAGAACAGCCTACAAGTGATGGGATTAATAACAACTGTTTAGATAATAAGCCAGCAATGCTAATAAAATCTGAACCATGTAATTCCCAAATCATCTCTGAAATCTCATCCCCTGTGGTACAAGCTGCAAGTGGAACAACTGAGAATCATTTAAAAGATTTACGAGATAATCACGACTCGAACCTTTCATCCAAGTGCCAAATGATAAATGATTCATTGCAAAGTCAGACTTCTGAATCAGTCTGCTATTGTGaatattgtggaaagcctttccaacaCCGTGCCGATCTGAAAATGCACTTGGTGGTCCATGAAAAAGAGAGACCAAGACCGTACCGCTGTGACTTATGTGAGAAGAGTTATTCATATGCACAAGTGCTTGAGGTCCACCGGAGGACTCATACAGGAGAGAGACCGTATCAGTGTAGATTTTGTGGCAAACGTTTTAATCAAAAGGGTCACTGTAAGGACCATGAAAAaattcacacaggagaaaagCCTTTTAGCTGTTCGATTTGTGGAAAACGTTTTATACACTCCAGTCAGGTCAAGAAACACATCATCCACAATCATCCCAGTGTGAAGTTATCTTGA